GTGCCCTTGTGCTTACCGAGGCCTATGAATATTCCAATTATTCCCGTGACCAGTTTTATTTTGACAGGGAGCGATTATTAAAAAATTGGGATGAATTTACATCAAAACTGAAGACTGATAAATACTTCAATAAATTCTGGAGACCAGAGGGCATAGATGTAAAAAGAATGCCTGTGGGCAAGAGAATACAGGAGCCAATTTCTCTTGGGTATGACAGTTCAGAATCGAATTTTGGTTAAAACTTGACATAGGCAAGAAATATTGCTTAAATTAACAGCTAATTATGATTGATAATTAAATAAAGGATGAGCTTAAAGACAAAACGAGGAGATATTTTGTAATGCTGTCTGAATTGTTTTTTGGATATTTTGCAACAATGATAATAATTCTTTCGATTCTTGTTGTGACAAGGAGGAATCCCGTTCACAGCGTTATGTGGATGCTATTGCTTTTCTTCCATATCGCAGGCCTTTATCTGTTCCTGAACGCTGAATTTATTGCAGCCATACAGGTTATAGTTTATGCAGGAGCAATACTTGTGCTGTTCCTTTTTGTTTTGCTTCTTCTGAATCTTAGGGAAGAAGTTAAAGTGAAAAAATTTGTCGGCGCATGGCCCGCCGGGCTTTTTATAACTGCGGCTTTGCTTGTGATTCTCTTGAGTGTGGTAAAGTCTTTTGTGCCGGGGCCGGCCGGAAAATATTCCATTGAATTTATAAAACAGGAAACTCATACAAAGGCGCTTGGGAAACTCTTATATACCGATTACCTTTTTCCTTTTGAAATAGCTTCCCTTGTGCTGCTTGTTGCGATTATAGGCGCAATAGTGCTGGCAAAGAGAAAGACGGGGAACTAATGAAAAGAAGATTCAAGATTCAAGATTCAAGATTCAGGATGCAGGATTCAAGGCTCAGGAATTTTAAATTTTCAATTTTAAACTTTGAATTCTTGCGGAGCAAGCTATGGTCCCTTTAAACTGGTATCTGATGCTGAGCGCGGTTGTCTTTATGATAGGAGTCTTCGGGTTCCTTACGAGGAGGAATATCATAATAATGTTCATATCTGTTGAACTTATGCTGAATGCTGTGAATATCAGCCTTGTGGCATTCAGCCATTACCTGCAGGACTTGAGAGGCCAGATTCTTGTGGTCTTTATAATCACTGTTGCAGCGGCAGAGGCCGCGATAGGGCTTGCGATAATTATTGCGCTGTTCAGGAACAAGGACACAGTCCATGTTGATGAGATGAATGAGATGAAGGGATGAAAAGAATATTTAATATTCAATATTCAATATTCAAGAATTTTGAATTCTTGCGGACTGTATTGTTTGTTCTGTCATTCCCGCAGTTCTTAAGCGGGAATCCAGAAAAAAAGGGACTGGATTCTCCGGTCAAACCGGAGAATGACAACCATTGGAACGGAGTGAGATATGAATAGTTATCTTTTAATCCCATTTCTGCCGCTTGCCGCCTTTTTGATAAATATCCTGTTCGGCAGGAAGTATCTGAAGGAGAATAGCCACTGGGTGTCGATACTGGCAGTTGCCGGCTCGTGGATTGTGAGCGTGATAACACTGCCTGATGTCCTGTCAGGCAAGGTAATAAATGAAGACCTCTACTCATGGATTGTTTCCGGCGAATTCAAAGTCTCCGTAGGGTTCCTTATTGACCAGCTTACGGCAGTGATGCTGATTGTTGTGACAACCTGCAGCACACTGATTCATATCTATTCTGTCGGCTATATGCAGGGAGACAAGGGCTACTACCGTTTTTTTGCATATCTCAGCCTTTTTACTTTCTGTATGCTGATGCTTGTCATGGCTAATAACTTCCTCCAGTTATATTTCGGGTGGGAGGGCGTCGGTTTGTGTTCATACTTTCTCATTGGATATTACTTTGACAAGAAATCAGCCTCTGATGCAGGCAAAAAGGCTTTTATAGTGAACAGATTCGGCGACTTCGGCTTTGGCCTCGGAATAATAATGATATTCCTTACATTCGGAACCGTTTATTATGAGCCTGTCTTTTCACAGGCAAAGGGCCTTGCAGCACAGACAATTAATTTCCTTGGATATGATGTGCATCTTATGACATTGATTGCGCTTCTTCTTTTCTGCGGCTCAATCGGGAAGTCAGCACAGATGCCGCTCCATGTATGGCTTCCTGATGCAATGGAGGGCCCCACGCCTGTAAGCGCGCTGATACACGCAGCAACAATGGTAACGGCAGGCGTTTTTCTCGTTGCAAGGTGCAGCCCGATATTCAGCCTTTCTGAAACAGCGCTTATAGTGGTTGCATTAACAGGGGCTATAACATCACTCTTTGCTGCAACAATAGGCCTTGTACAGAATGATATAAAAAGGATTATCGCGTATTCAACTATCAGCCAGCTCGGATATATGTTCCTTGCAGCAGGGGTCGGAGCTTACACCGCAGGAATGTTCCATCTTTATACGCATGCATTCTTTAAAGCCCTTCTATTTCTCTGTGCAGGAAGCGTTATGCACGCAATGGCAGGAGAGCTTGACCTTCAGAAGATGGGCGGACTCAAGAAATATATGCCCGTTACATACTGGACAATGCTTATTGCATCATTGAGCATTGCAGGCGTGCCCGGCTTTGCAGGATTCTTCAGCAAGGATGAAATACTCTGGCTTGCATATTCAGGGCAGAGTCCTGTGGGGAAATTCGTGTGGGCTATCGGCACTGTGGTTGCGTTCCTTACAGCCTTCTACTCATTCAGGCTTATATTCCTCACGTTCCACGGAAAATTCCGGGGCACGCACGAACAGGAGCATCATCTCCACGAATCTCCAAAGGCGATGACAATACCATTGATGATTCTCTGCATCGGCGCTGTTGCATCAGGATGGATTGGGATTCCCCATCTACTTGGAGGCGGCGCGCATTTCACGGAATTTTTAAAACCTGTGCTCGGGCATCCCGAAGCGCACGGCACACATGCAGAGGAATGGATGGTGATGGCGATATCAATAATTGCAGGTTTTTCAGGGATAGGGCTTGCAGCATTATTCTATCTCATAAAGACTGATATTCCTGTCATGCTCGCGCAGAAATTCAATGCCGCATATAAAGTGCTCTGGAATAAATACTATGTGGATGAACTTTACAGTCTTATAATTGTGAGGCCAACAATCTGGACAGCTAAGAATATACTTATTGGTATTACGGATGCAAGGATTATTGAGGCTGTTGTTAATGGAGTTCCTAAAGGCATTGGAGAGTTAAGCAGGATATTGAGGAAAGCCCAGACAGGCTTGTTACAGCACTATGCAGCGATAATGGCGCTTGGTGTGTTAGTTATAGTTGCCATGATGCTTCTGAGGTAATATATGGAACAGGTGATAATAAATAACTTAGGTTTTCCGATATTGAGCACATTGATATTCCTGCCAATTGCAGGCGCGGCTCTTTTGCTCCTGATAAGCAGGTCTAATGAAAACCTCATAAAATGGCTGAGCCTTATTGTGAGCACGGCGGCATTTATTATTTCAATTCCTTTGTTTACGGAGTTCAAGAAGTCCACGCACCTTATGCAGTTTACAGAAAAACATGCATGGATTCCTTCGTTGAATATTAATTACAGTCTCGGCATTGACGGCATAAGCATACTGTTTGTCCTTCTCTCAGCCCTTATTACAATACTCTGCGTTCTTATCTCATGGAATTCCATCAAGGCAAAGACAAAGGAATTTTATATCTCTATTCTGATAATGGAAGGCGCAATGATAGGCGTTTTCTGTTCGCTGGATTTCATGCTCTTCTATCTGTTCTGGGAGGCGATGCTGATACCTATGTATCTTTTGATAGGCGTATGGGGCGGGCCTAACAGAATTTATGCCGCTGTAAAATTCTTCCTCTTCACGCTTGTTGGAAGCGTGCTTATGCTTGTCGGAATAATCGTCCTTTATTATCAGGCAGGCGGGACCTTTGACATACTTGAACTTACGACAAAGGCATATCCCTATCAATTGCAGCTCTGGCTCTTCTGGGCGTTCTTTGCTGCATTTGCCGTAAAGGTGCCGATGTTCCCTGTGCATACGTGGCTTCCTGATGCGCATACGGAGGCTCCTACGGCGGGAAGCGTTATTCTTGCGGCTGTTCTTATAAAGATGGGCGCTTATGGTTTTATCAGGTTCTCATTGCCGTTATTCCCTGAGGCGTCAAAGGCAATGACGCCTGTAATGCTTACGCTTTCTGTTATTGCGATAATTTACGGCGCGGTGATATGCCTTGCCCAGACAGATTTAAAGAGGCTTATCGCATACAGCTCTGTCAGCCACATGGGTTTCGTAACGCTCGGAATATTTGCCCTGAATTTGCAGGGCATGGAAGGCGGAATACTCCAGATGATAAACCATGGCATAGTCACGGGCGCTTTGTTTTTGAGCGTCGGAATGATTTATGACAGGACTCATACACGGCAGATTTCTGATTACGGAGGAGTCGCTTCCGTAATGCCTGTGTATGCGTCTTTGTTTATGGTGTTTACGCTTGCATCAATAGGGCTTCCGGCAACAAACGGGTTCATAGGAGAGTTCCTGATTATTCTCGGAGGGTTCAAGGCTAATCAATGGGCAGGCGTGCTTGCGGCAACAGGCATAATCATAGGCGCAGGTTATATGCTATGGCTCTATCAGAGGGTTTTTTTCATGGAGACAAACCAGAAGATAGCACAGATGGGGCTTGCAGATATTAATCTAAGGGAAATAATAACCCTTCTGCCGATGATCATACTGATATTCTGGATCGGAGTTTATCCCAATTTGTTCTTGGACTTCATGCACGAATCTGTAAAACACCTGCTTGAAAGGATAAACGCCGGAGGCGGCACAGAGACGGGTATAGCAAAAAATATTCTGGAGATAATCAAATGACAAATCCTGCCGGATTCATAATGCCTGACCTTGGGCCGGTTATGCCTGAAATCGTAATGACTTGCCTTGCCCTTCTCATCCTTCTTTCAGAGCTTGTGATTAAAAGAAAAGAGACAATCGCTTTCCTGAGCATCGTGAGCGTTGCAGTGGTTACCTATCTGCTTGCCGGTTCCACGGGAACCACGTTTAACGGCATGTTTATAGCTGACGGCTACAGCCTGTTTTTCAAGCTTATATTTATGCTTAATGTTGTTCTGACTGTCCTTATATCAGTGAAATACATTGCAATTGAAAAAGTGAATTTCGGGGAATATTACGGCCTTATACTCTTTTCCACTCTTGGCATGATGCTTATGGCATCGGCAGGAGACTTGATAACCCTTTATATCGGGCTTGAGCTTATGGCTTTGAGCACTTATGTGCTCGCGGGATTCCTCAGGCACGATATAAAGTCTAACGAGGCTGCAATAAAGTATTTCCTCCTCGGCGCGTTCGCTTCGGCATTTTTGCTCTACGGCATATCATTGATATACGGGCTTACAGGCACGACAGACCTTCATGCAATATCCTCATATATATCACAGAAAGGGCTTTCAGGCAATCCTGTTTTAACGCTGTCTATGATCATGTTTGCGGTTGCTTTATCGTTCAAGATAGCTGCCGTTCCTTTCCATATGTGGGCGCCTGATGTTTACGAGGGCGCGCCTACTTCCATCACTGCGTTTATGTCTGTGGGGCCTAAGGCTGCCGGGTTTGCCCTGATTGGAAGGGTTTTCATGACAGCATTCGGCGCGGCAAGAATTGAATGGACAGGCATTCTTATCCCGATAGCGATACTCACAATGGCTGTCGGAAACATAATTGCCCTTTCCCAGACCAATATAAAGAGAATGCTTGCGTATTCTTCAATAGCACATGCGGGTTATATGCTTCTTGGAATAATTGCAGGGACATCTGAAGGCCTGGCAAGTGTTCTGAATTATCTGTTTATTTATGCATTCATGAACATAGGCGCATTTGCAGTTGTGATTATGCTCAGGTCAGAGGGATTTAAGGGAGATAATATCTCTGATTATGAGGGGCTTGCAAAGACACATCCATTAGCTGCCGCCTTGATGCTTGTATTTATGTTTTCACTTACAGGGATTCCACCCACGGCAGGGTTTATGGGCAAGTTTTATCTTTTCATGAGCGCAGTAAGCGCAGGATATACATGGCTTGCAGTGACGGCGGTTATATTCAGCGCGATATCAGCATATTTTTATCTGCGAATCGTAATGTACATGTACATGAAAGAACCCAAGACCGAAGTTCAGCTTTCTGCCTCTCCGGGGATAGCCCTTGCGCTTGCAATAACAGTAATCGCAGTTCTGGTTATCGGAGTGCTGCCCTCAAAAGTCATCAGTGTTGCCCGCATAGCAGCAGGATTTTAAGAATGATTGAAGAGGCAATGAAGTATTAATCATATCTGTTCAACAGGATAACCCTTCCTTTTCAGCAGCTCTATAATCCCTTTATTCCCGACAAGGTGCCCTGCGCCGACAACAACAAAGTAGCTCTCGTTTGTTTTTAAGAATTCTTCTATCATGGATGTCATATTTGCATTTCTTTCGTAGTAGAGCTTTTCATATATCCGGGCGATCCGCCTGTCTCCGTTTACTCTCGATGCTATTGATTCTATGCCTTTTGCATCTCCTGTCAGCCAAGCCTGAAGAAGCTTATCAATTTCCTGTTTAAGTATTTTTAAATCTTTCAGCGTATGAAGTAAAAACAGTTCCTGCTCTTCATCAGAAAATCCTGAAAGGAGATTAATCTGATAATCAAGGCTTTCAAGTTCCATTATCTTTTTCTTTCCCGCAGCCTTTTTAAGGAAATGATTGTCTATCCCGTATTGGGGATTAAACCCCAGTTTCATGAGTTCTATTGATTCCAATGTCATTGCTAAAAACCATGGTTTTTGTTTGTTTATCAGCTCAAGGGGCATGCCCATGCTCCCTGTTTCTTTTTTGACGAGCTCGTAAGTCTCTTTTGAAACATGTTTTTCCAGTGTTTCATTTCCCGGATAGAAGGCGCTTGTCAGTAATTTCTGCAAATCCAGTTTAGCTGCATCATTGATATTTGCCTCTACTGCGAGAATATTTGATTTTTCAAAAGCATCTTCGATTTTATTGTTTAAAGGATAAACCTCTTTTTTCATGAGGTGCACAGAGCCGAGCACATAAACGGTTGATGTCTTTGACTGGACTTTCCACATGAATGTCTTCTGATTTTGAGCAGCAGCATTGTGGGCATACAGAGACGCATCAAGCAGAAATAGAATCAAGAAAAAAGGCAGAAACCTTGCCGTTAATTTTCTCATTTAATTGCTCCCTTGAGTTTTATTCTAATTATACTATGTCTGACAATAGATTGACTGCAAACATCCTGCATGATATTCTCTATATCAAGTGGTAGGCAGTAAGCAAGGAGGTATTATGCCTTATGATTTTGTTTTGCCTGATTTAGGTGAAGGCATCACAGAGGGCGAGATACGGAGATGGCTTGTCAAGGAAGGCGATGCTGTTGAAGAGCATCAGACTGTTCTTGAGATAGAGACAGACAAGGCAGTGGTGGAAGTCCCATCCCCTAAAAAAGGGAAGGTCTTGAAGATAAACAAAAACATCGGCGATATTGCAAAGGTCGGTGAGGTATTGATGACTATTTCGGAAGCAGGCGAAGCTGTTGAAGAAAAGCCAAAAGCAGAAGAAAGGCCAAAATCTGTTTCTGTTGTCGGCGTATTGCCTGAAGAAGAGGAAGAAATACTTGCAACGCCTGCTGTAAGGGCATTGGCAAAAGAGCTTGGCGTTAAGCTTGAATCAATCAAAGGATCGGGTCCGGGCGGAAGCATTACGAAAGATGATGTCACAGAGGCCTCTGCAAAAGGCAAAAAGACTGAAGACCAGTACGGCGCGATAGAGAGGCTGGCGATAAAAGGATTGAGAAGGACCATAGCAAAGAACCTCATTACATCACAAAAGACAACTGCCTTTGTAACAGGAATGGATGAGGCAGACATTACCGAGTTATGGAATCTGAGAGAGAGGGAGAAAAAAACCATACAAGGGAAAGGCATTCATCTTACATTTCTGCCATTTTTCATTAAAGCTGTGCAACATGCACTTGCAGAGCATCCTTTGCTTAATGCATCTGTTGATGAACAAAGGGAAGAGATAATAATCAAAAAATATTACAACATCGGCGTTGCCGTTGACACGCCTGACGGCTTGATGGTTCCAGTGATAAAAAATGCCGACAAAAAGACCATTCTTGAACTCGCCTCAGAGATTCAGGTGTTAAGCGTTAAAGCGCGAGAGAGAAAGATAATGCTTGAAGAGATAAAGGGGAGCACTTTTACAATCACAAATTACGGACATTTCGGAGGATGGTTTGCAACGCCAATAATCAATTATCCTGATGTTGCGATACTCGGCACAGGCAAGATTTCCGAAAAGCCGTGGGTCAAGGACGGCCAGATTGTTATCAGAAAAATCCTGCCGTTATCGCTTACCTTTGACCACAGGGTGACAGACGGTGTTGATTCAGCAAAGTTTTTGTCTAAAGTTATTCAATACCTTGAAGACCCGGCACTGCTGTTTATTGAGAGTGCATGAAGGATAGTAGAGAAAAAATCAGAAACTTATTTTCTGCGAATATCGTTTGAACCACTTTGCCGTATCGGTGACCGAGGCTTTTCCAGTTGCCATGTTGAGGGTAAAGTCCTCAAGTTCTTTCTGCGATGTTTCAAGATTAAAGCCGTTTATGCGAAGGAATAGTCCGGTCGATGAAATTGCTGTCCGTTTGTTCCCGTCAATAAACGGATGATTTTTGACAAGCGATTCCATGAGCGCCGCTGCTTTTTGAAAAATATTAGGATAGAGGTCTTCTCCTCCGAAGGTTGCCATCGGCCTTGCTACCGCAGACTGAAGAAGCCCCAAGTCCCTTATCCCGTGAGAGCCGCCTGTCTCATCAATCAGCCTGCTGTGAATGAAAAGCACTTGTTCGGCTGTAAGATATTTCACTTCTTTGCAAGCGCTTTCAGAGCCGGGCGGTATTTTTCAATGAATTCATTCACCTGTGAGACAAATTCCCTGTCTATTCCCCTGGGATATTTTTTCTTTTTTACAGGCTCAAGAATAATCCTTTCACCGGACTTATCAAGAGCAATGTCAACCTCGGAGCCGACAGAGAGATTCAGCTTTTCAATCATCTCGCGCGGGATTGATACTCCCTGACTGTTTCCTATAGAGCATAATTTTCTGTGCATATTATCTCCTCCAATGTTATAACATGATTATAACAGAAAAGAAGCCGGTTTGTTTATCAGTTTATATGAGTTCTGGTTTTGTATGCATAGTGTAGTGTTTCAGAAATAGCTTCACATGGTCTGTCATTCCTGCGCAGGCAGGAATCCAGAAAAAAACAGAACTGGATTCCGTATCAAGTGCGGAATGACAACAAAACCCATGTAATGAAGTGTCAGAAACAGCACACTAATATAGTATAATCAAACCTATGGATAACAATATGAGCCTTGATTCTCTATTTAAGCCCAAATCCGTTGCCCTCATCGGCGCGGCGCACAGCGAAGAGAAGCTCGGCGGCGTGATTCTTAAGAATCTCCTCAAGTTCAAAGGGAATGTTTATCCTGTAAATCCTAAATACGGCGAGCTTATGGGGTTAAAAGCGTATCCTTCTGCCCGTGATATTCCGGAACCTGTGGATCTGGCAATAATCATGAGGCCCGCTGCTGAAGTCCCTGAAATACTCAGAGAGCTTGCGGGCAGGACAAAAAGTGTAATCATTGCCAGTTCCGGGTTTGCGGAAATTGGGGAGAACGAGCTTCAGGATGAAGTTATAAAGGCAGGCAAGGAGATAGGCGTAAGAATCCTCGGCCCAAACTGCATGGGCATATATAATCCATCTCACAGGCTGGATACATTTTTCCTTCCTGACGAGAGGCTGAAAAGGCCTAAAAAAGGGAATGTGGCTGTTGTATCGCAGAGCGGTGCCATCCTGAGCTGCTTATTGGGTGCGCTTGAGACTTCAAACACAGGTGTATCAAAGGCAATAGGATACGGCAATGCAATAGACATTGATGAGGCGGATATATACGAATACCTTGCCAAAGACAGAAATACCGGCGTCGTAATTTCGTACATTGAATCACTGGGCAATGGAAGAAAGTTTATTGAAAAGGCAAAAGTTTTATCGGAGAAAAAACCATTGCTCATCCTCAAGGCAGGCAAGGGTGTAAGCGGGCAGGCGGCAGCATTTTCGCATACAGGGAGGCTTGCAGGGAAATATGAGGTCTTCCATTCAATACTCAGACAGTTCGGAATAAGGGAAGTGGAGGATTTTGATATGCTTATTGATGCGGCAAAGGCGCTCGCATTTCAGGGACGAGCGGCGAGAGAGAAGAAAGAATGGGAAATTGGGAACAGAGTGCTTATCATTACAAATGGCGGAGGCTCCGGAGTTTTGGCTGCTGATGAATGCATGAGGCAGGGGCTTGATGTGGCAAAGCTGCACGTAGATAAAACGGAAAAACTCAAACAGATATTCCCTCACTTTTACGGAATCAACAACCCGATTGACCTTACTGCGCAAGTCAGGGATGAGGATTATGTTACGGCGTTAAATGAATTAAAAGACGACTACGATGGATTCTTGGTTATTGCCCTGTCAAATGTATATGGGATTACAGAGAGGCTTCCTGAAATGATAAAGGCTTGCAAGGCTGATATAAATAAACCGGTTGTTTTCCATATCGCACAGAGCGGCATATCAAAGAAACTGACCGCTCTTCTCGAAAAAGCAAAAATCCCTGTCTATCCCTCGCCTGAAAGGGCAGTCAGGGGATTAAAGGCGCTTTTACGTATTTAAAAAATATATTTGTCAGGATGAGGCTCCATTTCAGGCGGCTGTGACTGTCTTTCGGCAATATTAACCGTTACAAAAGTATAGATGTTAGTACAATATACATAGTCTCTTACAAGTTCTCATGCGGGGCTTACGCTCCACTTTGTGCAGACTTCAGCCCCTATTCTGACAGGTCTGTGAATCTTGCCTCAATCCAGCCCCGTTGCTCTTTACTAAAAATTCGACATCCGCTTTCCCGAGTGCGCGCTGTGGAATAGTAAAGAAAACATCGTGTTTAGCCATTTCATTTATCTCCTTTTTTTGTGTTTAACAATGATTAGACCAACTTGGTATTTTCTTCCCTTATGGCAAAAATAGTAGCACATTCTGCAACTCTTGAAAAGGGAAAAATCTTTTAAATCACGAGGGAAACAATTCCCGCTCAGGGTATTTTCTGGTAATATTGATATAGGGAGATATAAAAATGCCTGAAAGAATAATAGAATCATGCAATGTAAAACGGCTTGAAGTCCTTGATGAAAAGGGCAATGCTGATGAGTCCCTCATGCCTTCCTTGTCCGATGAACAGATAAAAAAAATGTATGAACTCCTTATCCTTTCGCGGACCTTTGACCAGCGCGCCCTAAACCTTCAGAGGGAAGGCAGGCTCGGCACCTACGCATCAATCCTCGGTCAGGAGGCATCACAGATTGGAAGCGCATTCGCGCTTGAGAAATCAGACTGGATATTTCCGTCATTCAGGGAAATGGGCGTCTATATCACAATGGACTATCCTTTGCATATGTTGTTTCAGTACTGGTCCGGAGATGAAAGAGGAGTGAAATGCCCTGATGACTTGAATATCTTTCCGGTATGCGTACCTGTAGGGACACAACTGCCTCATGCAGTCGGCGCTGCAATGGGAGTGAAATACAGGGGAGATAAAAAGACGGTTGCCTGTTATTTTGGTGACGGCGGCACATCTGAGGGAGATTTTCATGAAGGGATGAACTTTGCCGGTGTGTTTAAACTCCCTGTTGTTTTTATCTGCCAGAATAATCATTGGGCAATATCAGTTCCGAGAGAGAAACAGACTGCATCCAAGACGCTTGCACAAAAGGCTTTTGCCTATGGCTTTGAAGGGATTCAGGTTGATGGAAATGATATTTTCGCTGTTTATAAAGCTGCATCGGAAGCTGTCAGAAAGGCAAAGGATGGTAACGGGCCAACGTTCATAGAATGTTTTACATACAGGATGTCAGACCATACAACAGCAGATGATGCGGCAAGATACAGGTTAAAAGAAGAGATTGATAGCTGGAAGCCGAAAGACCCGATTCTGAGACTGAAGTTGTTTATGGAGAAAAAGGGGCTCTGGAATAATCAATATCAAACAGATGTTGAAAATAAGGCAAGGGAAACTGTTGATGAGGCTGTAAAGAGGGAAGAGGCAATAGAGCATCCTGAACCAAAAGATATGTTCACATTTACTTATGAAAAATTGACACAGCGGCAGATGAGGCAGATTAAGGAGTTATGATATGCCGAAACTAAACATGGTTCAGGCTATCAACCTTGCATTAAAAGAAGAAATGCAGAGAGATAAAAATGTTGTCCTTCTCGGCGAGGATGTCGGCAAAGACGGAGGAGTCTTCCGAGTTTCAGAAGGCCTGTTAGATCTCTTTGGGCATGAAAGAGTAATTGATACTCCGCTGGCTGAATCAGGGATTACAGGTGTTGCAATAGGAATGGCTTTGTATGGCCTAAGGCCAGTTGCAGAGATTCAATTCATGGGGTTTATATATCCTGCAATAGACCAGATATTCTCCCATGCATCAAGAATACGCGCACGCTCAAGAGGAAGATTCACATGCCCGCTGGTTGTAAGGGCTCCATGCGGAGCCGGGATTAAGGCGCCTGAACTTCACTCGGAAAGCAGCGAAGCGTTGTTCTGCCATATGCCGGGAATAAAAGTTGTTGTGCCGTCATCTCCATACAATGCGAAAGGGCTTTTAATCTCATCAATAAGAGACCCTGACCCTGTTATATTTCTTGAATCAACAAGGCTGTACCGCTCAATAAAAGAAGATGTCCCCGAAGGCGAATATATAATCCCGCTTGGAAAGGCAAGAGTTGTCCGTGAAGGGAAGGCTGTAACCTTACTTGCATGGGGGAGCATGCTCCACAGAACACTTCAGGCGATTGAAGATATTGATGCAGAGGTGATTGATTTGATGACATTGAAACCCTTTGATGAAGAGACAATACTTAAA
This genomic stretch from Nitrospirota bacterium harbors:
- a CDS encoding NADH-quinone oxidoreductase subunit J encodes the protein MSELFFGYFATMIIILSILVVTRRNPVHSVMWMLLLFFHIAGLYLFLNAEFIAAIQVIVYAGAILVLFLFVLLLLNLREEVKVKKFVGAWPAGLFITAALLVILLSVVKSFVPGPAGKYSIEFIKQETHTKALGKLLYTDYLFPFEIASLVLLVAIIGAIVLAKRKTGN
- the nuoK gene encoding NADH-quinone oxidoreductase subunit NuoK, which translates into the protein MVPLNWYLMLSAVVFMIGVFGFLTRRNIIIMFISVELMLNAVNISLVAFSHYLQDLRGQILVVFIITVAAAEAAIGLAIIIALFRNKDTVHVDEMNEMKG
- the nuoL gene encoding NADH-quinone oxidoreductase subunit L, which translates into the protein MNSYLLIPFLPLAAFLINILFGRKYLKENSHWVSILAVAGSWIVSVITLPDVLSGKVINEDLYSWIVSGEFKVSVGFLIDQLTAVMLIVVTTCSTLIHIYSVGYMQGDKGYYRFFAYLSLFTFCMLMLVMANNFLQLYFGWEGVGLCSYFLIGYYFDKKSASDAGKKAFIVNRFGDFGFGLGIIMIFLTFGTVYYEPVFSQAKGLAAQTINFLGYDVHLMTLIALLLFCGSIGKSAQMPLHVWLPDAMEGPTPVSALIHAATMVTAGVFLVARCSPIFSLSETALIVVALTGAITSLFAATIGLVQNDIKRIIAYSTISQLGYMFLAAGVGAYTAGMFHLYTHAFFKALLFLCAGSVMHAMAGELDLQKMGGLKKYMPVTYWTMLIASLSIAGVPGFAGFFSKDEILWLAYSGQSPVGKFVWAIGTVVAFLTAFYSFRLIFLTFHGKFRGTHEQEHHLHESPKAMTIPLMILCIGAVASGWIGIPHLLGGGAHFTEFLKPVLGHPEAHGTHAEEWMVMAISIIAGFSGIGLAALFYLIKTDIPVMLAQKFNAAYKVLWNKYYVDELYSLIIVRPTIWTAKNILIGITDARIIEAVVNGVPKGIGELSRILRKAQTGLLQHYAAIMALGVLVIVAMMLLR
- a CDS encoding NADH-quinone oxidoreductase subunit M, with translation MEQVIINNLGFPILSTLIFLPIAGAALLLLISRSNENLIKWLSLIVSTAAFIISIPLFTEFKKSTHLMQFTEKHAWIPSLNINYSLGIDGISILFVLLSALITILCVLISWNSIKAKTKEFYISILIMEGAMIGVFCSLDFMLFYLFWEAMLIPMYLLIGVWGGPNRIYAAVKFFLFTLVGSVLMLVGIIVLYYQAGGTFDILELTTKAYPYQLQLWLFWAFFAAFAVKVPMFPVHTWLPDAHTEAPTAGSVILAAVLIKMGAYGFIRFSLPLFPEASKAMTPVMLTLSVIAIIYGAVICLAQTDLKRLIAYSSVSHMGFVTLGIFALNLQGMEGGILQMINHGIVTGALFLSVGMIYDRTHTRQISDYGGVASVMPVYASLFMVFTLASIGLPATNGFIGEFLIILGGFKANQWAGVLAATGIIIGAGYMLWLYQRVFFMETNQKIAQMGLADINLREIITLLPMIILIFWIGVYPNLFLDFMHESVKHLLERINAGGGTETGIAKNILEIIK
- a CDS encoding NADH-quinone oxidoreductase subunit N, with amino-acid sequence MPDLGPVMPEIVMTCLALLILLSELVIKRKETIAFLSIVSVAVVTYLLAGSTGTTFNGMFIADGYSLFFKLIFMLNVVLTVLISVKYIAIEKVNFGEYYGLILFSTLGMMLMASAGDLITLYIGLELMALSTYVLAGFLRHDIKSNEAAIKYFLLGAFASAFLLYGISLIYGLTGTTDLHAISSYISQKGLSGNPVLTLSMIMFAVALSFKIAAVPFHMWAPDVYEGAPTSITAFMSVGPKAAGFALIGRVFMTAFGAARIEWTGILIPIAILTMAVGNIIALSQTNIKRMLAYSSIAHAGYMLLGIIAGTSEGLASVLNYLFIYAFMNIGAFAVVIMLRSEGFKGDNISDYEGLAKTHPLAAALMLVFMFSLTGIPPTAGFMGKFYLFMSAVSAGYTWLAVTAVIFSAISAYFYLRIVMYMYMKEPKTEVQLSASPGIALALAITVIAVLVIGVLPSKVISVARIAAGF
- a CDS encoding TraB/GumN family protein; translated protein: MRKLTARFLPFFLILFLLDASLYAHNAAAQNQKTFMWKVQSKTSTVYVLGSVHLMKKEVYPLNNKIEDAFEKSNILAVEANINDAAKLDLQKLLTSAFYPGNETLEKHVSKETYELVKKETGSMGMPLELINKQKPWFLAMTLESIELMKLGFNPQYGIDNHFLKKAAGKKKIMELESLDYQINLLSGFSDEEQELFLLHTLKDLKILKQEIDKLLQAWLTGDAKGIESIASRVNGDRRIARIYEKLYYERNANMTSMIEEFLKTNESYFVVVGAGHLVGNKGIIELLKRKGYPVEQI
- a CDS encoding 2-oxo acid dehydrogenase subunit E2, which gives rise to MPYDFVLPDLGEGITEGEIRRWLVKEGDAVEEHQTVLEIETDKAVVEVPSPKKGKVLKINKNIGDIAKVGEVLMTISEAGEAVEEKPKAEERPKSVSVVGVLPEEEEEILATPAVRALAKELGVKLESIKGSGPGGSITKDDVTEASAKGKKTEDQYGAIERLAIKGLRRTIAKNLITSQKTTAFVTGMDEADITELWNLREREKKTIQGKGIHLTFLPFFIKAVQHALAEHPLLNASVDEQREEIIIKKYYNIGVAVDTPDGLMVPVIKNADKKTILELASEIQVLSVKARERKIMLEEIKGSTFTITNYGHFGGWFATPIINYPDVAILGTGKISEKPWVKDGQIVIRKILPLSLTFDHRVTDGVDSAKFLSKVIQYLEDPALLFIESA